The following coding sequences are from one Sesamum indicum cultivar Zhongzhi No. 13 linkage group LG11, S_indicum_v1.0, whole genome shotgun sequence window:
- the LOC105174338 gene encoding pentatricopeptide repeat-containing protein At3g09650, chloroplastic → MNSTHTLSRHFVAPPPPSSTSLFASATAAPSTTAKPSSLRVHTAKNSSNTPLSSTTASNKVSNSQDQVLLTLLQQRKTEEAWLLYAQCAQLPNPTCLSRLVSQLSYLNTAEGLTRAQSIIQRLRREGQLHRLDANSLGLLAVAAAKGGHTLYATSIVKSMLKSGYLPHVKAWSAVTSRLAASGDDGPVEAIKLFNSVTRRVRRFADSEVVKDSRPDTGAYNAVLNACANLGDMKKFLQLFDEMPEFGCEPDALTYNVMIKLCARVERKDLLVFVLERIIEKGVAMCKTTMHSLVAAYVGFGDLETAEKLVQAMREGRRDICRVLRESCLEDRYSDDENEVGNGSDAFVKLLPNSIDLSSEPPELPQAVPPDSRIYTTLMKGYMKAGRVSDTVRMLEAMRHQKDSISHPDHVTYTTVISAFVKAGSMDKARQVLKEMARIRVPANLITYNILLKGYCHQLQIDKAEDLIREMINEGIEPDVVSYNTLIDGCILVDDSAGALTYFNEMRKRGIAPTKVSYTTLMKAFASSGQPKLANKVFDEMLKDPRVKVDLVAWNMLVEGYCKLGLVDEAKSIIQRMKEMGVYPNVATYGSLANGIALARKPGEALLLWNEIKERCGIENGREESSCSSTLPPLKPDEGLLDALADICVRAAFFRKALEIVACMEENGMAPNKTKYKRIYVEMHSRMFTSKHASRARQDRRRERKRAAEAFKFWLGLPNSYYGSEWRLDPADEYD, encoded by the coding sequence ATGAACTCTACCCACACTCTCAGCCGTCACTTTGTTGCGCCGCCTCCGCCTTCCTCCACCTCCCTTTTCGCCTCCGCCACCGCTGCCCCTTCGACCACCGCCAAACCTTCTTCCCTTCGCGTTCACACCGCCAAAAACTCCTCCAACACCCCTCTTTCTTCCACCACCGCGAGCAACAAGGTTTCAAATTCTCAAGATCAGGTGCTCCTCACACTCCTTCAACAAAGGAAAACTGAGGAAGCCTGGTTATTGTACGCGCAATGCGCCCAACTCCCAAATCCTACCTGCCTTAGCCGCCTGGTTTCACAATTGTCCTACCTAAACACAGCGGAAGGCTTGACGAGAGCTCAGTCCATTATCCAGCGCCTCCGGCGCGAGGGCCAGCTCCACCGTCTCGATGCCAACTCCCTCGGCCTTCTCGCGGTGGCGGCCGCAAAAGGCGGCCATACTCTTTATGCCACATCAATTGTCAAGTCCATGCTTAAGTCGGGTTATCTCCCCCATGTGAAGGCGTGGAGTGCTGTTACAAGTAGACTCGCTGCTTCGGGTGATGATGGACCAGTTGAGGCGATTAAGCTTTTCAATTCCGTAACGAGAAGGGTCCGAAGATTTGCGGATTCTGAGGTAGTTAAGGACTCGAGGCCAGATACAGGTGCTTACAACGCTGTGCTCAATGCTTGTGCCAATCTTGGTGATATGAAGAAATTTCTGCAactgtttgatgaaatgcctGAGTTCGGGTGTGAACCGGATGCATTGACATATAATGTGATGATTAAATTATGTGCGAGGGTTGAGAGGAAGGATTTGCTCGTGTTTGTTCTAGAAAGGATAATTGAGAAAGGGGTTGCAATGTGTAAGACAACAATGCACTCATTGGTTGCGGCCTATGTTGGTTTTGGCGACTTAGAGACTGCTGAGAAACTGGTTCAGGCAATGAGAGAAGGGAGGAGAGACATTTGCAGGGTTTTGAGGGAATCATGCTTGGAGGATAGATACTCCGATGATGAGAACGAAGTGGGGAATGGAAGTGATGCATTTGTGAAATTACTACCCAATTCAATTGATTTGAGTAGCGAGCCCCCGGAATTGCCTCAGGCAGTTCCACCAGACTCAAGAATCTACACGACCTTGATGAAAGGTTATATGAAGGCTGGTCGTGTTTCCGACACCGTGAGGATGCTTGAGGCCATGAGGCACCAAAAAGACAGTATTAGCCATCCAGACCATGTGACTTACACCACAGTTATATCTGCATTTGTAAAGGCTGGATCAATGGATAAGGCCCGGCAAGTGCTCAAGGAGATGGCTAGAATTCGCGTTCCTGCCAATTTGATCACATATAATATTCTTCTGAAAGGGTATTGCCACCAACTGCAGATTGATAAGGCGGAGGATCTCATCAGGGAAATGATCAATGAGGGAATTGAACCAGATGTGGTTTCTTATAACACATTGATTGATGGATGTATACTTGTTGATGACAGCGCAGGAGCTCTAACATACTTCAATGAGATGCGGAAGAGAGGCATTGCTCCCACGAAAGTAAGTTATACCACTTTGATGAAAGCATTTGCTTCATCTGGACAGCCGAAATTGGCTAACAAGGTGTTTGATGAGATGCTCAAAGATCCTAGAGTGAAAGTCGATTTGGTTGCCTGGAATATGCTGGTTGAAGGCTATTGTAAACTTGGGCTGGTTGATGAAGCAAAGAGCATAATTCAGAGGATGAAAGAAATGGGAGTTTACCCGAATGTGGCCACCTATGGAAGTCTTGCAAATGGGATAGCATTGGCTAGAAAACCAGGGGAAGCTCTTCTACTCTGGAATGAAATAAAGGAGAGGTGTGGGATTGAAAATGGACGAGAAGAATCTAGTTGTTCATCCACTCTCCCGCCTCTAAAACCTGATGAAGGACTTTTAGATGCTCTGGCTGATATTTGTGTCAGGGCCGCTTTCTTTAGGAAAGCTTTGGAGATTGTTGCTTGTATGGAGGAGAACGGGATGGCTCCAAACAAGACCAAGTATAAGAGAATCTATGTAGAGATGCATTCAAGAATGTTTACCAGTAAGCATGCATCGAGGGCGAGACAGGATAGAAGAAGGGAAAGGAAGAGAGCGGCAGAGGCTTTCAAGTTTTGGTTGGGACTGCCCAACTCCTACTATGGAAGTGAATGGCGGCTCGACCCTGCAGATGAATATGATTAA
- the LOC105174366 gene encoding putative pentatricopeptide repeat-containing protein At5g09950 (The sequence of the model RefSeq protein was modified relative to this genomic sequence to represent the inferred CDS: added 45 bases not found in genome assembly): MFSPKDVVSSSRRLFCKYVYGDPFFSSLTKVSAFPSRSVTEYYVRSSFDVQIQTQVRHDNRCQKAGILSEGAELGLSQKYDLLIEKYRFPSSGFEAKQFHSDVIKNGFVGDLFMGNTLINVYARSGDLVSANNVFDEMPDKNSVTWACLITGYTQNETPEDAIAVFGRMVSAGFIPNHYALGSALRACQRLGAEGLKHGMQIHGLVSKTRYAFDVVVCNALVSMYGSCIVGSTGSDHAWCVFDGIENKNSISWNSIISVYSQRGDVVSAFDLFSDMQKRGLGFNFRPSEYTFGSLITAAAESLNVDHGSLLLKQLLAKVEMYGFVEDLYVGSALVSGFARLGLIDIAKSIFQQMGTRNAVSVNGLMVGLVKLKQGEEAVEVFLDTRHLVKLNVDSYVLLLSAFGEFSCLEEGRRKGKEVHGYLIRAGISDSSISIGNSLINMYAKCGAIEDACSVFNLMLEKDSVSWSSMISGFDQNECFEDALLSFRTMKRIGLMPSNFTLISTLSSCSSLGWIRMGEQIHSEAIKLGLNWDVSVSNTLLSLYADTGYVTECRKVFSIMHDRDQVSWNSIIGAFTDSESSIVEGTRYFIEMMRAGRIPNSVTFINILAAAAYLSCVQLTHQVHTLVLKYRLTDDKAVNNSLLTCYGKSGEINGCESIFSRMSERDDVSWNSMISGYIHSEHLVEAMDLVWRMLHSGQRLDSFTFATVLSACASVATLEHGMGVHACATRAGLVSDVVIGSALVDMYAKCGRIEYASRFFELMPLRNVYSWNSMISGYARHGDGHKALEMFSKMKLENQQPDHVTFVGVLSACSHVGLVSEGYDHFESMSKVYNLTPRIEHFSCMVDLLGRAGEFDKLEDFINRMPIKPNVLIWRTVLGACGRANGRLLDLGRRAAQMIMELEPQNAVNYVLLSNMYASGEKWEHMAQARHAMKAAAARKEAGCSWVTMKDGIHVFISGDKTHPDTDAIYEKLGELHGKIKAAGYVPQIRYALYDLELENKEEILSYHSERLAVAFVLMRKSELPIRIMKNLRVCGDCHSAFKYISAIVGRQIVLRDSNRFHHFVDGKCSCNDYW, encoded by the exons ATGTTTTCTCCCAAGGACGTCGTATCATCTTCCCGCCGGTTATTCTGCAAATACGTTTATGGAGACCCATTCTTTAGTTCACTCACCAAAGTCTCAGCTTTTCCCTCAAGATCAGTCACGGAGTACTACGTACGCTCTTCTTTTGATGTCCAGATACAGACGCAAGTTCGTCATGACAACCGTTGTCAAAAGGCTGGAATTTTATCGGAAGGAGCTGAACTTGGGCTTTCTCAGAAGTATGATCTTTTGATTGAAAAGTACCGATTTCCCAGTTCTGGTTTTGAAGCCAAACAGTTTCATTCAGATGTAATCAAGAATGGGTTCGTTGGCGATCTTTTTATGGGCAATACCCTCATCAATGTTTATGCTAGGAGTGGAGATTTGGTCTCTGCTAACAATGTGTTCGATGAAATGCCGGATAAGAATTCCGTTACGTGGGCGTGCTTGATTACTGGGTATACTCAAAATGAAACGCCTGAAGATGCAATTGCAGTTTTTGGCAGAATGGTGTCTGCAGGGTTTATTCCAAACCATTATGCACTTGGAAGCGCGTTAAGGGCTTGTCAGAGATTGGGAGCTGAGGGGTTAAAACATGGGATGCAAATTCATGGTTTAGTCTCGAAAACCCGTTATGCATTTGATGTGGTCGTGTGCAATGCCTTGGTCTCCATGTATGGGAGCTGCATTGTGGGTTCCACTGGTAGTGATCATGCCTGGTGTGTTTTTGAtggaattgaaaataaaaattccataTCCTGGAATTCTATCATATCAGTTTACTCTCAGAGGGGGGATGTGGTTTCTGCTTTTGATCTTTTCTCTGATATGCAAAAGaggggtttagggtttaatTTTAGGCCTAGCGAGTATACATTTGGCAGCTTAATAACTGCTGCCGCTGAATCCCTTAATGTTGATCATGGTTCCTTACTGCTCAAGCAGCTGCTAGCAAAAGTCGAGATGTATGGGTTTGTAGAAGATTTATATGTAGGTAGTGCTTTGGTGAGCGGTTTTGCAAGGCTCGGTTTGATAGATATTGCCAAGAGTATTTTTCAGCAAATGGGCACAAGAAATGCAGTGTCCGTGAATGGTTTGATGGTTGGATTAGTGAAGCTTAAGCAAGGGGAAGAAGCAGTGGAGGTTTTCTTGGATACTAGACACCTGGTTAAACTAAATGTTGATAGTTATGTTCTTCTTTTGAGTGCCTTTGGCGAATTCTCATGTCTAG GAGCAGGGATAAGTGATTCAAGTATTTCAATCGGGAACAGTTTGATTAATATGTACGCCAAATGTGGTGCTATTGAAGATGCTTGTTCTGTTTTCAACTTGATGCTTGAAAAAGATTCAGTTTCATGGAGTTCCATGATCTCTGGGTTTGACCAAAATGAGTGTTTTGAAGATGCATTGTTGAGTTTCCGTACTATGAAGAGAATAGGATTAATGCCTTCAAATTTCACACTGATCAGCACCTTAAGTTCTTGTAGTAGTCTAGGCTGGATCAGGATGGGAGAGCAAATACATAGCGAAGCAATTAAGTTGGGACTGAATTGGGATGTTTCGGTGTCAAATACCCTTCTTTCACTATATGCTGATACTGGATATGTCACTGAATGCAGGAAAGTATTCTCCATTATGCATGATCGTGATCAAGTGTCATGGAATTCAATTATCGGGGCGTTCACTGATTCAGAGTCATCCATTGTCGAAGGCACAAGATATTTCATAGAGATGATGCGAGCTGGAAGGATTCCTAATAGTGTAAcctttattaatattcttgCAGCAGCAGCATATCTTTCTTGTGTTCAACTCACACATCAGGTTCACACTCTGGTATTAAAGTATCGCCTTACAGATGATAAGGCAGTTAACAATTCTCTGCTCACTTGCTATGGGAAGTCTGGAGAAATAAATGGCTGTGAAAGTATATTCTCCAGAATGTCGGAAAGGGATGATGTCAGTTGGAATTCCATGATCTCAGGATACATACACAGTGAGCATTTAGTAGAGGCCATGGACTTAGTCTGGCGTATGTTGCATAGTGGCCAAAGATTAGATTCTTTCACCTTTGCTACAGTCCTCAGTGCTTGTGCTTCTGTTGCAACACTGGAGCATGGCATGGGGGTTCATGCTTGTGCTACTAGAGCTGGTTTGGTATCTGATGTGGTTATTGGCAGTGCACTTGTTGACATGTATGCCAAATGTGGAAGGATAGAATATGCTTCAAGATTTTTTGAGTTAATGCCACTCCGAAATGTATACTCTTGGAACTCCATGATATCTGGCTACGCACGGCATGGTGATGGGCACAAAGCTTTGGAGATGTTTTCAAAGATGAAACTGGAAAACCAACAACCGGATCATGTGACTTTCGTTGGTGTCTTATCAGCTTGTAGCCATGTGGGATTGGTCAGCGAAGGATATGACCATTTTGAGTCCATGAGCAAAGTGTACAACCTAACACCTAGAATCGAGCACTTCTCATGTATGGTTGACCTCCTTGGCAGAGCAGGTGAATTTGATAAGTTAGAGGACTTCATAAATAGAATGCCAATAAAGCCCAATGTTCTAATATGGAGGACTGTTCTCGGTGCTTGTGGCAGGGCAAATGGTCGGCTGCTCGATTTGGGCAGGAGGGCTGCTCAAATGATAATGGAATTGGAACCACAAAATGCAGTGAACTATGTGCTCCTTTCTAACATGTATGCCTCTGGAGAGAAATGGGAACATATGGCTCAGGCCCGGCATGCCATGAAGGCAGCAGCAGCTAGAAAAGAAGCCGGTTGCAGTTGGGTCACTATGAAAGATGGGATACATGTTTTCATCTCTGGAGACAAAACACATCCTGATACAGATGCAATATATGAAAAGCTTGGTGAATTGCATGGGAAAATAAAGGCTGCTGGATATGTTCCCCAGATAAGATATGCACTTTACGATCTGGAACTGGAGAACAAGGAGGAGATCTTGAGCTATCACAGTGAGAGACTTGCGGTTGCCTTTGTGCTTATGAGGAAATCAGAACTGCCGATAAGGATTATGAAAAATCTTCGAGTTTGTGGGGATTGTCATTCAGCCTTCAAGTACATATCAGCCATTGTTGGCAGGCAGATTGTGTTGCGTGACTCCAACAGGTTTCATCATTTCGTGGATGGTAAATGTTCCTGTAACGATTACTGGTGA
- the LOC105174341 gene encoding probable rRNA-processing protein EBP2 homolog translates to MQNNATVNGMGMEDDDPVVSGSESESEEGEDVKLSEPSKTAVYNKDGLLDKLGDISWPENVEFQHKLSVDIDQEQEVDVNDDLTRELAFYTQALEGARQAFTKFQSVGLPFLRPSDYYAEMVKSDAHMEKVKGRLLAEKRKIEEAEERRKARENKKLAKEIQVQKQKERAKQKKEEIESVKNWRKQRKQSGFAGGDKDGDFSLAFEDGKAFERSSKKRPGVAPGDRSGGKTKQGGGKGGKGFDKKRKDRAYRDSKFGFGGKKGLKKQNTSETTNDFRAFNKSNFPKQKKQKV, encoded by the coding sequence ATGCAGAACAATGCAACAGTAAATGGTATGGGGATGGAAGATGATGATCCTGTGGTTTCTGGGTCTGAATCAGAATCTGAAGAAGGTGAAGATGTGAAATTAAGTGAGCCTTCAAAGACAGCTGTATACAACAAGGATGGCTTGCTTGATAAACTTGGAGATATTAGCTGGCCTGAAAATGTAGAATTCCAACACAAGCTTTCTGTTGATATTGACCAGGAGCAAGAGGTGGATGTGAATGATGACCTCACGCGAGAGCTTGCCTTCTATACACAGGCACTTGAGGGTGCAAGGCAGGCCTTTACGAAGTTTCAATCAGTGGGGCTGCCTTTCTTGAGGCCTTCTGACTATTATGCTGAAATGGTAAAATCTGATGCACACATGGAGAAAGTGAAGGGCCGTCTCTTGGcagagaagagaaaaattgAGGAGGCCGAGGAGAGAAGGAAGGCAAGGGAGAACAAAAAGTTAGCTAAGGAGATACAGGTGCAGAAGCAAAAGGAGAGGGCCAaacagaagaaagaagagataGAATCTGTTAAAAACTGGAGGAAGCAGAGGAAGCAGAGTGGGTTTGCTGGGGGTGACAAAGATGGTGATTTTAGTTTGGCTTTTGAAGATGGAAAAGCATTTGAGAGATCAAGCAAGAAGAGACCAGGAGTGGCTCCTGGAGATCGTTCTGGAGGTAAGACAAAACAAGGTGGTGGAAAGGGGGGGAAAGGATTTGATAAAAAGAGGAAGGATAGGGCCTATAGGGATTCCAAATTTGGATTCGGAGGGAAGAAAGGGTTGAAGAAGCAGAACACCTCAGAGACCACGAATGATTTCAGAGCCTTTAATAAAAGCAATTTTCCcaagcaaaagaaacaaaaagtatgA